A segment of the Arachis hypogaea cultivar Tifrunner chromosome 5, arahy.Tifrunner.gnm2.J5K5, whole genome shotgun sequence genome:
ATAATACTGAACTAAATCTAACGCAAGTCTAGATGTCTAATTCAACTTTATGATCAGGCCACTTTTTCAAGCTTGAATTTGACCCTATAGTAACTCAATTAGTAACCAGGTCAAACTAGATTAATATGACATTTATGtatgaaaaatattaaatgatttgTTTTGTATTTGTGAAAAGTTTAAAAGATCCGAAAATAAGTTTTCgttaaatagtttttattttaagagatcATTTTAAtaaagacaataaaaatatttttttaagatgtttatatgtatcatattattattagatatttttattaaacgggttaataatttattttttaataaatcagaataaaatcggtttattatagtaacaataataaatttaattatctatattataattattagatccgGATTGATCCGATCGAATTACACGATTTAAatcgaatatctttaaattttttaataaaaagacgAATATATTTTTGACATTTTGTTTTACAGAACATTTGAATTcctacaaatttaaaaatacaattagatccttaaaaaaattgaatttattgttattattataaaaagaattgatttattctaatttgttaagaaattaaaaaataataaattcattaATACATCCAATAATAATACGGCACATaaacatttttacaaaaaaacaTTTTATGGATCTTTATCAAAAACATCCCCCTTCACTTTAATAATGATCCTATTAAGGatgataataaaatttgttaatattGACCACTAAAAGATTAGTTTCATAATTAAATCTTAAGATAAATTTGCTACAATTTTATCTGACCTAATCAAAAGGATGAGATGCAATTTGGGCCACTTGATTGATTGATTCAACCGAAACACCTACAACTTATTTCGAATGCGACAAGAACTCACTTTTCCCATTTTTCTATTTATTAGGGTCATCAATAATACACATGGAAATTAAATTTATGACCGAAAaggatataatattataatactaCCATTCTTGAGAAACCGTGTTAGACATTATTATCGGTCTACTATATTGTCTATATAATATACTTTACAAaagaaaatcaattttcaatttgAGGAATACAGGTTGTAAATATTTGACTTCAATTTCTATAGTGAGGTGATATTGATAAATGATATTATGATAACAACAATTCGTATACGCCAAAAGACTACTTTTGATTATTTCATGAAAATTGTGTACGTGGTTGTTTAGGATCAAAGCTATGATTTGATTTATCTTCTCTCATTATTGTTTATTTCATatcaaaatagttttttttttctgcctTTGTCCCTCTTCAGTCGTAACTGTTCACGTTGACAGCCACAAAAACAATCAGTTTTGAGCTCGTTGACAATTTCGAATGATGTGAAATTtcagaaaaaattaaatagaatgaAATCCAATTGTTTCAAAGCTTCGTTCCATGTACTTCTTTACTAGGATATTAATACtacttttttttaccaaaaacatGAGTTTAATTTGGGGACAAAAAGGAGAATAAATGTTCATGCTTTATGTTATAAggaaaattactttttttttttcacatacaGAAAATTTCACATGTACCTAGAAAATTACATATTAACTTTATCTGTAAACATTTCTCTCTAATTGTTTACCTTGATGTCCTAACACAACTTGGTGaatgattacttttattttatgcgGACCCATTAATATTTTAGTATGGTGCAATTGACAAAGAAATGTATAATATAGTGTAAAAATGTAAATAatatcatgtttgcataaaattgataaaaattatatttatttaaaaatttttggactTAATAAATAGTTGAATACTATAATAAAACTGTATTTTATTAAGTAAGATCAACTATACgatcaaacttttcttttatggaAAAAATTTTGTGGATTACTAAAGAGGCAAGTCCATATTTTCCGTATAAACTCTTTTGTGAatctattttcaatttaaatagtattagaatagtttttttttatagaaCTTTTAAATTATAGTCTGAGCGTCTGtcatataataaattttgttagaaTAACGAGAATTCTAATTTGGAAAAGTATAaagtattaatatattatttgttaatttattattaataataattaattgttatattttaaaaatatgtataaagagatatatttaaaaaatacatttataaagacatttttattagacacaattataaaaaaaatatttttattaggcaCATCCACAACAACACTTTCATGAAACACAGTTATAAACAAGAATCGACggaaattgataaaaatattgtTGATAACGTAGCAGGATTGTTAGAATTTTATACACatgtaaacaaaagaaaatttccTGTTTTCACCAACCAATACTATAACCGCTGTTTGTCTGATAACATTGAAGAGAAAATGCATTCTTATTATGTGAACTTTATTTGAAGGTCagcaatttaattcatttttgtGTCTTAAagagttataattaaaattaactatataGATCAAACAATGACATTGAGAAAGAAATATGGTATTTTTACTTATGTAAAATAGCATGTGGATGTCTCATGTCTCGAAATTGGGTAGTTGTAAACGTTCagtgaaatttaatttaaaaaataaaattgatatttaaaaattttatcgatATCAACTAAACATAAAAATCCTTCAATGGAAATGGCAGGGACAACAGTTCCCCTTTCTCCTCAATGTCATAGAAAATCCTTCATTCATTCTTCTATTACAACAGCAAGGTCACATGGTTTTCAAGGCATAGATCTTTCTATAGTTAGGACCTCATAATATATCAAAACTCGAGAATTTATAATTGAAGCTGCAATTAATCGCAATATTAATCCAAACAGAAGGGAGAAGAAGTAAAGCGTCACCTCTTTAAAAAACCGGTACAAGCTTTTCCATGGATCCATGTTGAGAGCTCGGTAGTTATTCTGGACCTGTCACTTGGTTTTGTAATAGAGACCTTCCAAGTTAAAGTAGGTAAGGAAagtaaccaagttgggttggtcaagtggttagctcactagtccgcttaaataagtgttaggggttcgaatcccgccttttgcatgcagcaatccattggcaagtggcaaacccttaaatgaagTTCAGTAGCgcaacggattagtccttgacttgCCGGGTTTGGGGATACCGtaggaacaaaaaaaaaaccatttcCTCTAATGCTAAATGCTAATTCCCACTAATTAGTTATTCATGAAGAAGTTGTGGTAAAATAGTAAATAAATTTTagtgtgaaatttttttttccatatttttttattataataacacTTAATTACTAGAAAAAAAAGTTAGAtgcaaaaataagataaataataatttatttacataaaatgGTAGTTTCTTGTTGaccttattaaataaaaatttatccaCTTTGAAAACTTTATAAATTAAtctcaaatcaattttttattttttggtttcccacggtatccctcaacccgacaggttaaggactaattCGCCGCGGTACTGAACttcatttaagggtttgtcgttggccaatgggttgctgcatgtacAAGACGAGATTCAAACCGCCCGACATttacttaagcggactagtgagctaactacTAGACCAATCCAACttggttattaattttttatttagctagaacttttatttattttgaactgGGCTAGTACATTTAGCTAAGCCCAACAATGGACACCAGGGCCCAAACAGTTACAAGTTAGAAATAAGTTTCTCCACACTGCTACCACATTCATTCTAGGGTTTCGTTGCCAGCAGTTCATCGGGTTCTAAAAGATGGTAAGATTCAGCAAACAGAAAATAGTTTCTTCTTTTCTGTGTTGTAGTTCTAGCAAGCTCCTTCATCTTCTTTTTTATTCAATGTTTGATCGTTCTTAATTTACTGTGCAGCCTTCACACAAGACTTTTAGGATCAAGAAGAAGCTGGGCAAGAAGATGAGGCAGAACAGGCCCATTCCTTACTGGATCCGCATGAGGACGGACAATACCATCAGGTTCCTATTTTTCATTTTCCttcaaatttatttgtttatttcttCATCAGAATCTCGGAAATACTGATGCTGTTGTTGTATCTGTGTGTTCTTTTCAGGTATAATGCGAAGCGCAGGCACTGGCGCCGCACCAAGCTAGGGTTCTAAGGTGCAACTATCTACCTCTCCCATTCTAGTTTTGTAGTGCAATCTATGACATTCGAAGATTGTAAATTCATTTATTAGTTTTCAACTCGTTTAATTTTCAATTTACAATGAATCTGTTATCTTTTTGGTTTGATATTTATGTGAAGCGCACAATTGTTATGATGTTTACAACGTGATACTTAGGTTATGATATTCAGTTGTCTTGCTTCatgattatttataatttatatttatgatACTATGAATGTTAGTTGGCGCTGAATCCCTTATTTACAGTTGTTACGATGTTTCCTGAAATTGAAGATGTTGATGTGCTTGGTTTTCTAGCCACCCGTTTGTAATTGAGGATTTCTATGTGGGAGGGTTCTATCATGGAGAAAGTATTTTCCGATCCTTAAAGGACCAggatagtttttaaatttttgtctaaTTATGGGGCTGTTTtgtgattatatttttttaaaacataaaagtCTCCAAGccctttttatatgtttttttgtaTTAATTGGAGAGAGGTGGTAATTAGTATAAGCTGGAAGAAAGAGAAACGACCATGGCAACCAGCTGCATCATCAATCACCCTTCTATCTTGGGTATCATTCTCCATTTTTCCATCCCTTTGTTTCTTTTAGGACACAAATTCCCAACTAAGAGGTGAGGGTACAACAGAACTAGGACACTGCAATGAGAGGGACATGGCTGCACCATCATTATTTTTCCTCAATAAACCGTTAAATACCTATATCGGCTATATCACATATTCACCTCTTCGTTTTCAAGCTCTTCTTCCTTCGCTGGAAAGTTCTAAACTTTCTCACACTCATGTTTCACAAAATCAAAAGATAAATTCTTTCTGAGTTTAGTTTTAAAACATGATTTAATAGCCATTAAAGTGtgttaatattttttgtcattatcGTCCTCAAGTTCTTCATATTCATCATCACTCCTACGTATTTAAGgacttcaaaaaattttgaaaattaaacaatATTACAATAAATCCAATAAATCATGCCTAATTATCCAAATCATGCCTAATTATCcatatcaatttttaattcttagtggagcaaaattaaaaaaataatatcagcaCAAATTCATAGTTTGACACAAGTTTAACTTTTTTTTCCATCTTAGACAAATCTTTCTATATTTACTTGTTT
Coding sequences within it:
- the LOC112800155 gene encoding large ribosomal subunit protein eL39-like, translated to MPSHKTFRIKKKLGKKMRQNRPIPYWIRMRTDNTIRYNAKRRHWRRTKLGF